Below is a window of Komagataella phaffii GS115 chromosome 1, complete sequence DNA.
AGTGTCGTCATCGTGATTATTCTCTGGCTCAACAGAGTACTTCTCTAGAAAGTAAGTTTCTacatcttctttgttgttCATTTCAGCTTCGTAAATGGCATCATGACCGGCACTATTCTTGATAAAGGGATCAGCATCATACTTTTCACACAAAAGCTTTACTACCTCCAAATGTCCATTCAAGGCAGACCAATGTAAAGCTGTGCTGCCACTTTCATTTTGCTTGTTGATAACGGTTTTAACTTCCTCTTTGGGGATCAGGCTTAGCAAATAGTCAAGAACCTTTGTGTGGCCATTAGCTGCTGCCATATGGAAAGGTGTGGTCAATGTGATGTCGTTGTGTATAGAAAGGAGAACTTTGGGATCtatttgctgaaaaatttctttcaacgaGTCTAGCTCACCATATCTTGCCTCGTCAATGAGAATATCGACTTCTTCTTGAGTAAGTTGAGTGATCATTATTGGTAGCAGTAGGGAAGAGAGAATGCAATgcactttttttttttttctattcGAGATCTACGATGGATGTTCATTGAGACTTCAGTATCGGATCCGTTCTAGGATGACTAGTTAGATCGGGGGTTTGTTCCCACGTTATAAGGATGCTAGGTATATTCATCGACGTTTTGGGCTGTTGGTTTAGGAAGTTGCAGCTAAAcagttgaaattgatcttcTAGACTATGTATTATCCATCCAGCAAGAAGGACTTCCGTTTCGCTCCTTTCCTTTCTAGTACTGTACTGTTTATCCAATCTATGGCAAATACCAGGATTATTCTTGCCAAATGTCTGAAAAGAAGCCCCAAGTAGAATATAAGCAACATAAAGGGCTTCATAAACCGGAATTTTTGGGAAACAAACCCTTAGATCTTCTATTTAAGGAAATTTCTGAACTATTTATTGATGGCGATGGATTTGATGCCGTTCAGtcaatcttgaaaaagagccacaaactggaagaactgCCACCCAAGGAGTCCCGATATCAGGTTGTACAATATTTATTAAGCTTACTAGTACAGCTGCATACTCTCTCCAATTTAGAGCGACATCAAAATGCATCCGTCAAGAAACATAATCTAATAACAATTTCAATGCATGACATGAAGACTTTCAACATGCTGGTCAACTTCATTGTTATACAAGGCATATATTCATGTTTACCACCAGGTGTTGGAATACCTCTACCCAAACGGTTCTTGAAATCATCACAGAAGATTAAGGTAGTGAAACTGGGACTTCCAAATGGTGAAAAGTTGTTAAACATGGTCATTGGGGAGATGTTGAAGATCTTAGAGGCAGACGGTGATGTCAAGGACTTCTTAATGACGGGAACCGGCTACTCAGATGTTTTATGTGCCATTATGTGTTTACTGTCTTATCCAGCGACATCCTCTAATCTAACCTATCAGACATTGTTTGATAGAGTTGAACAGCTATGTCCAACATTTGAGCTTATAAAGTTTTACAGTTCTTTGGTCTCATCACAACAACCCCATTTCAAGTTATTTGTCCTTACAAGACTATCTAATATTCCACTGTTTCGAAACGACGGTGTCATGTGCTTGATAGAGTATATCTGTGGTCTCAGAGATGAAGAGGACATTGATATTGAGAAAATCGAACAAGTAACGTCCATCCTACTCAGTAAGCCAACCAATATTTCGTCTACAGAGTACTTTAAAGTTTTGGGATCGCAGTTATACGAAATACTAATTCTCATTGACAGGCCAGTTTTAACTTCAGTGGCTGGACATATACTGGAACACATCTATCTAAAAAATAGCCTAATCATCAAGGACTTtgtgtttcaaaaaatctggGATAATTTAGATCCAAAGTCTACGGATAATGAAGAGTTGATATCAGAAAAAGACCTCAATAACACAATCAATGTAATTATTTCAATTGCCCAAAAAGCTGAACCAATGTTTCTTATCGCTCTGTTTTCCCCGATTTTGATTCCACTATGGAATTATCTCTGTTTTTTGCAACAAAAAGGGAAATCAACAAAAGTGATGATGGGTGTCCTGGTCTCATTTTTCACTATCGTTAACAGTGTGGAGCTACTAAATGAGATTGCTCAAAATTTGATAACAAACATGGAAAATTGGGAGTTTAAGTTAGGACCAAATGATCTGCCAATGATTATACGAACTCCCAAATCTTTAGattcaacaaaaacatcaaGACTTTTTGATACCTTGGATGCTTCGTTAAAACTTTACATGTCTCTATTGAAAGACTTAGATAAAGGGTTGGTCAATAAGGTTTTCCTAGATGTCCTTCAAAGATGGCTTAATGGAAATCACACGCTGATTGCTGACGAGAATCCATTTAAAATACTCATCAATCTTCGATTATTGGAAGCAATCGCCTCAAAATTCAAGGACCAACTAGCTGAAGAACCTGAAGAACTGCTGGTGATTACTAAAAGCTTTCTGAAGAATGTCGGTCCAGCAACTACATCTTATGCAAACATAATCAAGCCagaggaagatgttgactctgacgatgaagacgaagatgaaaaaaCTGACAAGGAGACCTTAAAGATGGTTCTGGAGCTTCTGTCTTCAGTGATCTCAGAAACGTCTGTAgccaacttttcagaagGTTCaatcaaagagttgaaagaaattcaGACTATCTTACCAAATCTCAAACTAGCTGCCACACAAGCTTTATTAGAACGAATTAACTTAATTATCAATGGGGAGCCGCCTAAGCCAAAGTCTCAAAAAGAGCAAGATAAGCAGttgtttgaaagagctATCAGTAGTTTAAATGATCCTTTGGTTCCAATCAGAGCCCATGGGTTATACATGTTGAGACAATTGATCGAACGCAAATCTGAGGTTATATCGGTTGATTTTGTCGTGCAACTTCACCTCATTCAACTTAAGGACGAGGACCCATTCGTTTACTTGAACGTAATAAAAGGGTTGGAAGCATTAATCGAGTTGAATAAAGAGCAGGTTGCACCACTTCTGGTGTCACTGTATGTCGATGACTCGCAGAACCTAGATGAAAGACTAAGGATTGGAGAGGTCCTGCTAAAGCATATTACCACGGCAAATGAAACGATTGGAGAACTGGGCAAGCTAATTGTTTCTAATGTCTTATCGGTTATTAAAAGGACTGATGAGAATACCAAGGACATACGGCTTAGAATGTCTGCAATGTCTATTCTAGGCATGTGTTGCAAAGTGGCCCCTTATTGCATCATTGATTATATAACCGATGCTCTAGATTGTGTGCTCGGTGTTTTACAAttggaaacatcaaaaGAACAGAACGTAATGAGAAGAGCCGCTGTTTTTTTAGTATGTGATCTAATCACTGGACCTGCTGGTTTGAGTGGAGTACCGAAAGGGTACGGCAGCAAGGTCTTAATTAGTCTCAGGTATATCAGAGATACAGATAATGATTTGTTGACCAGGGAACATGCTgagaaagttttggaaatcaTCAGTGAGTCAATACGAGAATCAATGGTCATAAAGGGGGGAGACATGGAACAAGTACGGACAATTAAAGGTATATAGATTACTTGCAATCAGTCATTGGTAAGGAATTTAGGGGGGAAGGCCCAGCCTCGTTGTATACTGTCAAAGATATCTACTTCGACATCATCAGCAAAATCCCATACAGTAGTCGGATGCCTTAGGAATCTTGATCCCAGTAAGACAAGGTCTACGCCCTCATCTTCTAATACAGAGTTGGCTTCAGTCCCCGAATATATTCCTCCAACTGAAGCCACCAGACCCCTATTACCAATGTGTTTCTTTATAATCATGGCAGCTTCTCTTTGGGACACGCTGTGAGTTGGTCCTGGATTTGGCTCAAATATAACGCCACCATTGCTGCaatcaatcaaatcaattCCTCTATCAAGCACAATGTCCACAAGCTTGAGAGAGTCAGCCAGTTTCCAAGACTCAACAATATCTTCTCTGCTATCAGTGACTGATATTCTTAGGAAAATTGGATAATCATCTGGAACCACTTGTCTGACCTTATCGATGACTTCTAGTAGAAACCGAATTCTGTTCTCAAAACTGCCCCCGTATTTATCAGTTCGTTTGTTAGAGTATGAAGATAAAAACTCATGAATCAGGAAACCATGAGCAGCATGAATCTCAATGAAATCAAAACCCGCCTCAACCGAGTTTTTGGCACATACTCCAAACTGGTTCaccaattcttcaatttctttaaGGGTTAGTTCTTTTGGCACTGGGaagtcttctttgaaaggaATTGCAGATGGGGCTACAAGTTTATTTGGCCaaccatcatcatctttggTAGCAGAGCCAAGGAGGCTGTAAAACAATGGTAAAGTTGACCCATTTCTGCCTGCATGGTCCAATTGAATTCCAATTAGGCTATCTTGACTATGTGCGAGCTCTGTGATCTTGGAAAGCGCTTCGACTTGCTCCTGGGTGTAGATTCCAAGGTCGTTGGCCGTTGTTCTCCCTCCTTCATTGATGGCAGTGCTTTCTAGTATGATTACTCCAGCACCCCTCATAAGACTTCCATAGTGTGCGAAATGCCAGGGGGTAGCCACACCGTCTTTGGCTGAATATGTGCACATTGGAGAAACCCCAATTCTATTGGGCAATTCTATGTTTCTGATTTTCAAGGGAGTAAACAGCTTCGGGGTATCTCTAGTCAGTTTAAGTGGAGACCCTGGTTTCTGAGGCTGCTTATGTGTGAAATATGATGCCTTTCCGGAGTCCAATTCCTTAATTGAGTATACCATAGCAAATAGTGGTAATTTCCAGGAGTAATTTCTGTCGCCAAATCGAGTGTGGATATGGTACCACAACTAAAGAcagaggaaaaagaaaaacttaCAGATTGTTTCTGAAGCCGTTGGTATTGGGACCGGCCGGATAAATTGCCTTTGCAGAGTTTGCAAGTCAATTGCATCCACTAGTTTCTGTCAAAGATGAGAGAGGTCAATGTGTGATGCATAGATCCGGACTTGTACTACCGATGCCATAACTTGAAAATACTTCAAATCTTAAGTCTTTGTTGGAAGACAGGCGTCTCACGGCCGCTCGCTAACGTCTCGAAGGGAAAAGCTTAACCGCCTGTGGCAGCAGTAGACCAAATCTGGCCTAGAGTCCATCGCGAGTAgtattatttttttctaaGGAtctgaattttttttttcccttaGCTAACGTCTCCCTAGGAATGGCtagaaaagtttccaaaCATTCAAGAGCGGCCAGAAGGGGCGAGCTTGCTATGGATGCAGAAATAAAGTCCTTGGAGAACATTCCCACGGCACAGGAGACAGACGTCGCCAACAGTATAATAAGAGCCACCGCTAAGAATGAGAGTCTATTATCACAGAAaatgaacaagaaaagaggatccaagaacaaaatcTCAAAGGAATCACTTTCAAAGTCCTCCCGCTCATTCAGAGTGGATTCTGGTGGAAGGTTGTCGACCAAAATCCAACACAGCAtagaaagattcaagaatgtCCAATTTCTGAGAAAGTCGTCTTGGGACACCATTGATAAAGTAACCAAGGAAGAGCTCGAAAAACTGAGAGATGACGGGTTTGAAGTGGTCAGCAGGAATAGAAAGACAAAAGCCCAGAGGCAGGAGGATAATGACAAGGAACTTTTGGACAGCATGGAAGTGGAAACATTTGGACAAGtagaggaaaaagagaaagaaaaagaaaaagaagcacttgaaaaggaaaagtcAAGTAATCCTTACTCGTTGCTGGTGTCTGATGAGGAGGCATGAATTTTTTGTATAGTATGTCGATATTAATATTCTGTATCATAGACTTTGTGAACCAATCACAGTTTATCTTGGCCCATTAACAATGCCTCATCCCAAAATTTGCACTCTAAGACAGTTCCCTGCTCAAAGATATCGATCAGAGTAGATAATTGTTCGTCACTTTGCAACTCTAATGCATTTTTCTCCAgaacttttcttcctttAACACATGAATCGACGTACCAGTCGGATACGTAATCATTCAACCATTTCAGGTTCCAATTCTCTGAAGGCTGGTCTCCAACAAATTGAAGGGCCCATTTCGTGGCATGATGATAGCCGTGTAAACAGGGTGCTAATAAAATATTTATCGTCAACCAATCGTCAGTTGAAGAGGCCACTGACATCAAATATTCAGTATAATCTTTGCAGGCGGGGGACATTTTTATGTTTGAAGCGTCTACCCCAAGCAACTTTAGTCTATCCCCAAGAAGAGCTAATTCTCTAACGCAATCCTTGAGTACAATGGTGTTTGATTGTAGCTGATCTAAACTTGGAGCTAATGCCACTGTTTTAGCATATATCTTGGTGTAGACTTCCAGATACAGTTTCCCCTGTTTTAAGAAATGGCGGAAACTTTTCTGTGATAAAGCACCTGTTGCCATAAGCTTTATGAAATCGTGTTGAGTATATCTTTTCCACCATGGTGCAATTGATGGGTAGTTAATTAAATGATCAAAAAAGTGTCCTTCATTGAAAGGCAAGTTACTCTTGGTAACACCCAAACAGACAGGGGTACTGATGTTATATAAATGATTCATGGGACCGTAGCCGGTACCACTACCTAAACTTTTGTCGGCATATTTTATACTATTTTGAACGAACGAAATGGACAATTGGACAGATTCAGAAATGGATAAACCTCTAGCCAAGTTTGCCGCCATAGCAGACGCTAAGGTGCATCCTGTTCCATGGGTGAACTTGGATCTATTGAAATCAGATTTGAATACTGTAACATCACCACTCTGTTCATATAAAACTTCTGTTAAATATCTGGGGGGTTTTCCAGTAATGTCACTGGGTCTAAAGTCCTCATCCCAGGGTATATGGCCTCCCTTTACCAGTACCGATTGACAACCTATATTTTGTTGTAAAAACTTCGCAAGGGCCTTTAGATCGTTGATACCATTAACAGGCAAATCAAACGTATCAAATGATATGCCCTGAATCGCACACATTATCTTTTTTGCTTCGATAAAATTAGGTGTGATGACAGTCGCTTTGGCGAAAAATGTACTGATGCTTGACTTTAAGACATCTAACTTCCCCAGATCAAAACctgaagttgaagataaGACAGGATCAATAACCAATGGTTTGCCTCTATGAAACTTGTCCAGGTAGAATGGAAGCAACTTGACAGCTTTGCTAGTCATCATTCCCGTTTTTATTGCGTCAATTCGCATATCCTCAAACAGAGCCTGAAGTAACTGTGTTAGAAAACGTTCATCCGTTTGTAGCACGTTCTTAACTCCTGTTGTATTTTGCGCAGTGAGCGCATTTATGGCACTAAGCCCTAAACAGTGGAAAGCTGATATAGTCTTTATATCAGCTTCTATACCTGCTCCACCAGACGGATCACTTCCTGCTAAGGTCAGCACTGTGGGGACTCTGACCGTGAGTGGAACAGGTTCGTAGCCCGGTATACTCCTAAGGTCTATTACTACAGTGTTCTCTGTTGCAACAGACATGAACTATTGAGGAggatttttggaagagtaTGCGATTTATAACCGACAGAGCTTCCTGAGAGATACTGGCACCCTTTAGGTGGGTAGCCTAAATCTCTGGTGGAGGATACGGGGTGTACTCATCCTATGAATCATGTGATGCATCACGTGCCGGATGATATGAAATCTGAGTCTTTGTCAATTATATTTCCTGATCAGGgaatatttttcaactaACGTTTGTGATAAATTACGTGCGCGCGCGTTTTGGCACAATATCTCATCGTACTTTCCTTTCATCAAACGTAGTATTCCTTTGTTTCCAGGTAGTCTTAGCCTTCACTCTCAGCAATGTCAAGATCCTCTTCTCCTAATAGAGACACAGGCAGGATTGACTCCTCACCTCAATATGACTCCAATAATACTAATTTTGACTCCACTATGAGAGACTCAAATCCCATTCCGTCGTCTCCAGCAGGTCCAGCCAACGTTCCCTCTTCTCCCTTGTTCTTCCCACCGAGTTCCGATAATGATAGGCCACATACACCTAGAGACCATCCACGATCCAGCGCTTCTGCAAGAAGCCGTGCTACAAGGATGTCCTCTCCTGTGCATTTCAGTTCTTCTCTTGGAGAGGAGAGCTCTGCCAGGAAAAGAAACCCTCAACGAGGCGAAATCAACGCTACAGACTTTAGCTCATCCCCCATGAGAAGAAGGTTTTTTTCTCAACAAAATGACAATAGATCCTCCGGAGACCGTAGTAGTTCGATCGCTAATTTAGGTTCTGACACATCGGATGCTGTTGACAGCGAAGAGCCTGTTAGGGTCATTTGGGGTACCAACGTGTCCATTGACGAATGTACGAATAGCTTCAGATCCTTTTTGCTATCCTTCAAAATGAAGTACCGAAAAATTCTAGATGAttcctcaattgaagaagaagacgaaaGAAACTACTATGTGGAAAAGCTTAATCAAATGAGAGAAATGGGGACAAGTAACCTGAATCTCGATGTCATAAACTTACTGGCGTATAGTTTTACCAAGAAATTGTACTACCAATTGATTCACTATCCACAAGAAGTGATACCCATTATGGATCAGACCATCAAAGACTGTATGATTAACTTAATTCTTGAAGACAACAATGGAGATGAACAGGATCCAGAAGTGGCTAGAATTGATACCACTATTTACAAGATTCGTCCCTACAATCTTCAAGACAACAAGGGTATGAGAGAGCTCAATCCTAATGATATTGACAAATTGGTCAGTGTGAAGGGTTTGGTCATACGATCGACACCAATCATTCCAGATATGAAAATTGCCTTCTTCAAGTGCACTGTCTGCGATCATACGATGGAGGTCGAAAATGATAGAGGTGTCATTCAAGAGCCCACAAAATGTCCCCGAGAAGTTTGTGCGCAAGCAAACTCAATGCAATTGATCCACAACCGATCAACATTTGCCGATAAGCAAGTTATTAAGTTGCAAGAAACACCTGATTTGGTACCAGATGGACAAACTCCTCACTCCGTGTCTCTATGCGTATACGATGAGCTGGTTGATACTGTGAGAGCTGGTGATAGAGTAGAAGTGTGTGGTATATTCCGTTCCGTTCCAGTACGTACCAACGCTATCCAAAGAACAGTGAAGGctcttttcaaaacataTTTGGATGTTGTTCATATAAAGAAGGTTGACAGAAAACGGATGGCAGCTGATATATCGactttggagaatgaaGTCTCTGAGCAACAGGAAGTGGAAGAAGTGAAGAAGCTTTCGGAGGAAGATATCGAAATGATTCATCAAATCTCTGAACGACCTGACTTATACGAAGTTCTGTCTCGCTCTTTGGCTCCATCTATCTACGAAATGGATGATGTCAAGAAGGgaattcttcttcaactctttggaggaacaaATAAAGAGTTCGAAAAGGGAGGAAGGTACCGTGGAGATATCAATGTACTTTTAGTGGGAGACCCCTCTACTTCCAAGTCTCAAATGCTTCAATATGTTCACAAGATAGCACCGAGAGGAATTTACACTTCAGGAAAAGGGTCTTCTGCTGTTGGTCTGACCGCCTATATCACCAGGGATGTAGACACTAGACAGTTTGTTCTGGAATCTGGTGCTCTGGTGCTTTCGGATGGTGGTATCTGTTGCATTGATGAGTTCGATAAAATGTCCGATTCTACAAGGTCGGTCTTGCACGAAGTAATGGAACAAcaaacaatatcaattgcCAAAGCAGGTATTATCACTACGCTGAATGCAAGAACATCAATTCTAGCCTCTGCCAATCCTGTCAATTCCCGCTTTGATGTAAATTTGCCAGTGGTTCAGAATATCGAccttcctcctcctcttctGTCCAGGTTCGATTTGGTCTACTTAATTTTGGACAAAGTGGACGAAAAAGCTGATCGCCTACTAGCACAACATATGACACAAATGTACTTGGAAGACACTCCCGAGAATGTCTCGGAATATGAGATTCTCCCAATTCATATTCTGACATCCTACATCCAATatgccaaagaaaacttcaCGCCAGTGATGACGGAGGAGGGAAAAGTGGAGCTTGTACGTGCTTATGTTGAAATGCGAATGTTAGGAGACGATCCCAGATCATCAGAGAAGAGGATAACAGCCACTACCAGACAATTAGAGTCAATGATCAGACTTAGTGAGGCCCACGCCAAGATGCGTCTTTCAGAAACGGTTGATTTGCAAGATGTTCGGGAGTCCGTTAGATTGATGAAAGCAGCTATCAAGAACTATGCCACCGATCCTAAGACGGGCAAGATTGACATGACTATGGTGATGGCTGGACCGACACCGGTGGAGACGTAGATCGCATTGTTACATAAGCATGGTGTGGAGTATATTATAGTTGTCCTCGATCCCGACCCTCGGCAACATCTCGGATCTCATCTGCCTTTGTTCCTTTGAGGTTGATTCTGTAAGTAGCTTTAACCACAGTTCACTATACTGAGTATGGATTCCAAGCCATTGTCTGGGGTGTCACTAGCGGAAGCTAGTAACTTGAATCTGGATCCATCTGTACAGCTGAGGTCCAATAGCTCTATACAAGAAAACTATCCGGATCCAGCTAATGTATACACGGAGCAACTAGGTCATTCCCCATCAGAGAGGGACACACT
It encodes the following:
- a CDS encoding Widely conserved NADPH oxidoreductase containing flavin mononucleotide (FMN), which codes for MVYSIKELDSGKASYFTHKQPQKPGSPLKLTRDTPKLFTPLKIRNIELPNRIGVSPMCTYSAKDGVATPWHFAHYGSLMRGAGVIILESTAINEGGRTTANDLGIYTQEQVEALSKITELAHSQDSLIGIQLDHAGRNGSTLPLFYSLLGSATKDDDGWPNKLVAPSAIPFKEDFPVPKELTLKEIEELVNQFGVCAKNSVEAGFDFIEIHAAHGFLIHEFLSSYSNKRTDKYGGSFENRIRFLLEVIDKVRQVVPDDYPIFLRISVTDSREDIVESWKLADSLKLVDIVLDRGIDLIDCSNGGVIFEPNPGPTHSVSQREAAMIIKKHIGNRGLVASVGGIYSGTEANSVLEDEGVDLVLLGSRFLRHPTTVWDFADDVEVDIFDSIQRGWAFPPKFLTND